A stretch of Myxocyprinus asiaticus isolate MX2 ecotype Aquarium Trade chromosome 42, UBuf_Myxa_2, whole genome shotgun sequence DNA encodes these proteins:
- the LOC127432563 gene encoding transcriptional activator MN1-like — MNSNYNSTGFHMKGTSVAVEPMMGPLNESPMQGLNFISNRDQYGFQTHGHGDMLGMGVQPQHQLHMQGPFNHQPPNHEQHSHLYQDNVPSCLHGDRHMGFNGTNAGHPHMFETGFGQQLAEAQPQQQRMATMPDFQPHGHPNGNHAVPAPCLPLDQSPNRAASFHGLPSSSPETHRLEHYRLFPQGRMGGSEHCFPCDPLSGNFDMMGFSTVDSSEPKLSYCDTGNQVGGGPFSTCNRNGSRGPMMGGSKVDQQLPQQNVFSDRFGNRGKMDPGVNARHHLMVQQRAGPVDRQNPGSPALPRFYHTPDYVPNNTDIQGSGPMAHVQHSHLERPIHRLNSHNMHSFGEPVFDVPHLAPQAPHHPHLSSLPYLNMAKRPRFDLPNGSAGESCSPLSNSLHNRPSLENHLSPSAFPSPMGDFTSHVMDGFPSGPLPLSSGPQQQQQPLQRRQNAAMMIKQMASRSQQQRLRQPDLQQLSLHGDVTSNGMGCRGPLGSVSQSNFEKKNNFHGNFDSPHLPQENSWFPEPQQHFRETNTNALEQTENGHNIIFRQGVTGMDMQSLNSPGAHHPFENNVSNSLQMQSPDEGNMQSGAPMDRRPAEFGGIAMRRQHSFPPGGQNQQGGPQSNPPGFSGSPGNYPPHPEYLSSQHLSVNKLGALSLGNLNKASTKDSVFGQSCLAALSTACQNMIASLGAPNLNVTFNKKSPNEAKRKAGQVEQDINSSGTSGACGPGAEYFQSNASQNSQTPCSGNNNNTTSGQSGIGQMAKREASTLSPNNNMESGCEGKMATGNSKGRGKKRRDSGHISPGNFSPSCNPVVSPSQQSSTLSMGMESRGKTPERSLVSPSFGKPDLATSMDSGIQSVGKSDGVSPCMDYLEEASPNYNNEDARPCRAGMKCNSENRAGYGDAPCMDQVRTPLSSTGQDEVHPLEILQAQIQLQRQQFSISEDQPLGGKTGKNADCQSGLNGECALANSTPVAGKGSVNTIDLDSLMTEQHATWYVPGNKALIEDPVNDKCLGFWDRARGQSDNKEGHG; from the exons ATGAACTCTAATTATAATAGCACTGGATTCCATATGAAAGGGACATCAGTGGCTGTGGAGCCGATGATGGGCCCCCTAAATGAATCCCCCATGCAGGGACTCAACTTCATCTCAAATAGAGACCAGTATGGATTCCAGACTCATGGCCATGGGGATATGCTCGGTATGGGAGTTCAGCCGCAGCATCAACTCCACATGCAAGGACCGTTCAACCATCAACCGCCTAACCACGAGCAGCATTCACATCTGTACCAGGACAATGTGCCCTCCTGCCTGCATGGGGACAGACACATGGGCTTTAACGGCACCAATGCAGGTCACCCGCACATGTTTGAAACAGGATTTGGTCAGCAGCTCGCAGAGGCGCAGCCGcagcaacagagaatggccacaaTGCCTGATTTTCAACCTCACGGACACCCTAATGGTAACCACGCAGTTCCAGCACCATGTTTGCCTCTAGATCAGTCGCCTAACCGTGCCGCATCGTTCCACGGCCTGCCCTCCTCCTCACCTGAAACTCACAGACTTGAACATTACAGACTTTTCCCTCAGGGTAGGATGGGTGGATCAGAGCATTGTTTTCCCTGTGATCCTCTATCAGGGAATTTTGATATGATGGGATTCTCTACTGTGGACTCCTCAGAGCCCAAGCTCTCCTATTGTGACACAGGGAACCAAGTTGGCGGGGGCCCTTTTTCCACTTGCAATCGAAATGGTTCCCGAGGGCCCATGATGGGTGGCTCAAAAGTTGACCAACAGCTACCTCAGCAAAATGTGTTTTCAGACAGATTTGGAAATAGGGGGAAAATGGATCCAGGGGTTAACGCTAGACACCACCTCATGGTGCAGCAAAGAGCTGGACCTGTTGATAGACAGAACCCTGGTTCCCCTGCCCTTCCTCGGTTTTATCACACTCCGGACTATGTACCGAACAATACGGACATTCAAGGTAGTGGCCCAATGGCCCACGTTCAGCATAGTCATTTGGAACGCCCCATACATAGACTGAACAGCCACAACATGCATTCTTTTGGGGAACCAGTATTTGATGTCCCTCATTTAGCGCCTCAGGCCCCTCATCACCCTCACCTTAGCTCACTGCCTTATTTGAATATGGCAAAAAGGCCACGGTTTGATCTCCCAAATGGCTCTGCTGGAGAGAGCTGCAGCCCCCTTAGCAACAGTTTACATAATCGTCCCAGTCTTGAGAATCATCTCTCCCCCTCCGCTTTCCCCTCTCCCATGGGGGACTTCACATCTCATGTGATGGATGGGTTTCCATCAGGCCCCCTACCTCTGAGCTCCGGCccacagcaacaacaacagccgCTACAGCGGCGGCAAAATGCTGCGATGATGATCAAACAAATGGCATCCAGGAGCCAGCAGCAAAGATTGAGGCAACCCGACCTGCAGCAGTTAAGCCTCCACGGGGATGTTACATCAAACGGTATGGGTTGCAGAGGGCCTCTGGGTAGTGTGTCTCAGTCAAATTTTGAGAAAAAGAATAATTTTCATGGAAACTTTGACAGTCCCCATCTACCTCAAGAAAACTCATGGTTTCCAGAGCCACAGCAGCACTTTAGGGAAACAAACACTAATGCCTTAGAGCAGACAGAAAACggacataatattatttttagacAAGGCGTCACAGGCATGGACATGCAGTCTTTGAATTCTCCAGGAGCTCATCATCcttttgaaaataatgtcagCAATTCTCTGCAGATGCAGTCTCCTGATGAGGGAAACATGCAGTCGGGCGCACCCATGGATAGAAGGCCGGCTGAATTTGGTGGAATTGCTATGAGGAGGCAGCATAGTTTCCCTCCTGGAGGGCAGAATCAGCAGGGGGGCCCCCAAAGCAATCCTCCAGGATTCAGCGGCTCTCCAGGGAACTATCCCCCCCATCCTGAGTACCTCTCCAGCCAGCACCTGTCAGTCAATAAGCTTGGGGCCCTCTCTTTGGGGAATTTGAACAAAGCCAGTACAAAAGACAGTGTGTTTGGCCAAAGCTGTCTTGCAGCTCTTTCCACGGCCTGCCAAAATATGATCGCCAGCCTTGGGGCCCCGAACCTCAATGTGACTTTTAATAAGAAAAGTCCAAATGAGGCCAAACGCAAAGCAGGTCAGGTTGAGCAGGACATAAATAGCAGTGGCACTAGCGGAGCTTGCGGCCCAGGGGCAGAGTATTTCCAGAGCAATGCTTCTCAGAATAGTCAAACGCCTTGCTCTGGGAATAACAACAATACAACTTCAGGTCAAAGTGGTATTGGCCAGATGGCGAAAAGGGAAGCGAGCACCCTTTCCCCAAACAACAATATGGAGTCTGGATGTGAGGGGAAAATGGCAACAGGCAACAGCAAAGGAAGGGGGAAGAAGAGACGCGATAGCGGGCACATAAGTCCCGGAAACTTCTCCCCCTCTTGTAACCCTGTTGTCAGTCCAAGTCAGCAAAGTTCCACTTTGAGCATGGGCATGGAGAGCAGAGGTAAAACTCCAGAGAGGTCCCTGGTCTCCCCTTCCTTCGGAAAACCTGACCTTGCGACCTCGATGGACAGCGGAATTCAAAGTGTGGGCAAATCGGATGGCGTTTCACCATGCATGGATTATTTAGAAGAAGCCAGCCCTAACTACAACAACGAGGACGCACGGCCTTGCCGAGCTGGTATGAAGTGTAATTCTGAAAACAGGGCTGGTTATGGTGATGCTCCGTGCATGGACCAGGTGCGAACACCATTGAGCAGCACAGGCCAGGATGAGGTCCATCCTCTGGAGATTTTGCAGGCTCAGATCCAGCTGCAAAGACAGCAGTTCAGTATCTCTGAGGACCAGCCACTGGGAGGGAAAACAGGCAAAAATGCCGACTGCCAAAGTGGACTAAACGGGGAATGCGCCCTGGCCAATTCAACCCCGGTTGCAGGGAAGGGCTCTGTGAATACCATTGACCTTGACTCTCTCATGACAGAGCAGCATGCCACCTGGTATGTCCCTGGAAACAAGGCTCTGATAGAGGACCCTGTTAATGACAAGTGCCTGGGATTCTGGGATCGAGCACGAGGCCAAAGTGACAACAAAGAAG GACATGGGTAG
- the LOC127432627 gene encoding phosphatidylinositol transfer protein beta isoform-like → MKDDFMIKIETWHKPDMGSLENVHELDPTTWKTVEVVHIDIADRSQVEPGDYKQHEDPEIFHSEKTGRGPLGPDWKKELLAKPEAPRMCAYKLVTIKFKWWGLQTKVENFIHKQEKRIFTNFHRQLFCWIDNWVELTMEDIRRMEETTQRELEEMRQKGSVRGTTAAEE, encoded by the exons ATGAAAGATGACTTCATGATTAAAATCGAAACATGGCACAAACCCGACATGGGATCTTTAGAAAAT GTACATGAATTGGACCCCACCACATGGAAGACAGTAGAGGTTGTGCATATTGATATAGCGGATCGCTCCCAAGTTGAACCCGGA GACTATAAGCAGCATGAAGACCCAGAAATCTTTCATTCAGAGAAAACGGGCAGAGGGCCTTTAGGACCGGACTGGAAG AAAGAACTCTTGGCCAAGCCAGAAGCCCCTCGTATGTGTGCGTACAAACTAGTCACTATCAAGTTCAAGTGGTGGGGCCTTCAAACCAAAGTAGAAAACTTCATACACAAG CAAGAGAAGAGAATCTTCACAAATTTCCACCGTCAGCTTTTCTGTTGGATTGACAACTGGGTGGAGCTGACCATGGAGGATATCCGCCGAATGGAGGAGACGACGCAGAGAGAGCTGGAGGAG ATGCGTCAGAAGGGGTCTGTACGAGGCACAACGGCAGCTGAGGAGTAG